A genomic segment from Verrucomicrobiia bacterium encodes:
- a CDS encoding ATPase domain-containing protein yields the protein MSEAPDSVLDHDLRCPSGIDGFDEITGGGVPADYFYLIQGDPGSGKTTLALQFLLEGVRRGEKVFYITLSESKRELLKVARSHGWSLENVPLMELSAIEALLRPESQNTVFHTSEVELGKVSRLLKDELRRIRPARVVFDSLSEFRLMAETSLRYRRQLLILKEEFAAAGSTVLLLDDKMSNENIGADPHILSLAHGVVEMEQLSPNYGTSRRRLRVLKMRGVEFSEGYHDYTIVSGGLRIFPRLVAGEHRSDTGPEPVSSGLKPFDDLLGGGFDRGTTALIMGSAGTGKTTLALQYAAEMSKRGECAMVLTFDETLRVMLARAKQLGIDIEPGVQRDLVKIAQLDPAEISPGEFVDRIVRGVEDGCKLVVIDSLNGYLNAMPGEQYLMAQLHELTAYLNQQGVVTIIVMALHGLTASMSAPMDLSYLADTVVMLQHFEAAGEIKQAIAVVKKRSGAHEKAVREFKLETGRGIQIGAPLRQFRGILSGTPTFDGNADRMMKAGDAPQ from the coding sequence ATGAGCGAAGCACCTGATTCGGTCCTGGACCACGACCTGCGTTGCCCGAGCGGCATTGACGGTTTCGACGAGATCACCGGCGGCGGTGTGCCGGCTGATTATTTCTATTTGATCCAGGGCGATCCGGGCTCTGGGAAAACGACCCTGGCGCTGCAATTCCTCCTTGAAGGTGTGCGGCGCGGCGAAAAGGTCTTTTACATCACATTGTCTGAAAGCAAACGCGAGCTCTTGAAGGTGGCGCGATCCCATGGATGGTCGCTGGAAAATGTGCCGCTGATGGAACTGTCCGCCATTGAAGCGCTGCTCAGGCCCGAGTCTCAAAACACCGTATTTCATACGTCCGAAGTGGAGCTCGGCAAGGTCAGCCGCCTGTTGAAGGACGAGCTGCGGCGGATCCGGCCTGCGCGCGTCGTGTTCGATTCATTGTCGGAATTCCGCCTGATGGCTGAGACCTCGCTGCGATACAGGCGCCAGCTTCTGATTTTGAAGGAGGAATTTGCGGCAGCCGGCAGCACAGTGCTCCTGCTCGACGACAAGATGAGCAACGAAAACATTGGAGCCGATCCACACATTCTCAGCCTCGCGCATGGGGTCGTGGAAATGGAACAGCTCTCTCCGAATTACGGCACGTCCCGGCGCCGGTTGCGCGTGCTCAAGATGCGCGGCGTGGAATTCTCTGAGGGGTATCACGATTATACGATTGTCTCCGGCGGTTTGCGGATCTTCCCGCGCCTGGTCGCGGGCGAACATCGTTCAGACACGGGACCTGAACCCGTCTCCAGCGGGCTGAAACCGTTTGATGACCTGCTTGGCGGGGGGTTCGATCGTGGAACGACGGCCCTCATCATGGGTTCTGCGGGCACAGGCAAAACAACCCTCGCGCTTCAATACGCTGCCGAGATGAGCAAGCGCGGGGAATGCGCGATGGTCCTGACCTTTGACGAAACTCTGAGGGTTATGCTCGCCCGCGCAAAACAGCTGGGCATCGACATTGAGCCTGGTGTTCAGCGCGATTTGGTTAAAATCGCACAGCTGGATCCCGCTGAAATCTCGCCGGGCGAGTTTGTGGACCGCATTGTCCGCGGCGTCGAAGACGGTTGCAAACTGGTCGTCATCGACAGCCTGAATGGCTACCTCAATGCCATGCCCGGGGAGCAATACCTCATGGCGCAATTGCACGAATTAACCGCCTATTTAAACCAGCAGGGCGTGGTCACAATCATCGTAATGGCACTGCATGGCTTGACGGCGTCGATGTCCGCGCCCATGGATTTGTCCTATCTGGCGGACACAGTGGTGATGCTTCAGCATTTTGAAGCTGCAGGCGAAATCAAGCAGGCGATTGCCGTGGTGAAGAAGCGGAGCGGTGCTCATGAAAAGGCAGTGCGCGAGTTCAAGCTCGAGACGGGGCGCGGCATTCAAATTGGCGCGCCGCTGAGGCAGTTCAGAGGGATACTGAGCGGAACGCCGACTTTCGATGGGAATGCTGATCGCATGATGAAGGCCGGCGATGCTCCGCAATAA
- a CDS encoding response regulator, with product MTSSVNNGPLHILAAEDNPDDLFLLREAFKKAAVTSSLHDVGDGLQVVAYLTGRDAFADRGVYPFPHILLLDINMPGMNGFEVLQWIRGDPECGKLTVHILSASSRQSDVQRAYELRANSYVVKPSRLSELVKFAATLHEWHRVVALP from the coding sequence ATGACTTCGAGCGTGAACAATGGGCCGTTGCACATCCTGGCAGCCGAAGACAATCCCGATGACCTCTTTCTCCTTCGAGAAGCCTTCAAAAAGGCAGCGGTCACCAGTTCCTTGCACGACGTGGGCGATGGGTTGCAGGTCGTCGCGTATCTCACGGGAAGAGATGCCTTTGCGGATCGCGGTGTTTACCCATTCCCGCACATTCTGCTGCTCGACATCAACATGCCTGGCATGAATGGGTTCGAAGTCCTTCAATGGATCAGGGGCGACCCGGAGTGCGGAAAGTTGACAGTTCATATCCTTTCGGCTTCGTCGCGTCAGAGCGACGTGCAGCGAGCTTATGAGTTGCGGGCGAATAGTTACGTGGTCAAACCGAGCCGGTTGTCTGAGTTGGTCAAATTTGCTGCCACGCTGCATGAGTGGCATCGAGTGGTTGCGCTGCCCTGA
- a CDS encoding ATP-binding protein has protein sequence MLRNNSDHSVIIVAPIGQDAGAMAQVLSESGVQAQVGTALTDCFASDVVSVGALLMTQEALQSPELPRMLEWLQAQPPWSELPVIVLISGGGESRWAKLLNLIAAAAGSLTLLERPIASMTLLHSIQVALRSRRRQYQVRDLLNLKDAQQKAIEESEERYRTLIEQVSDYAIYRTDTSGHPSSWNEGVRRILGFEREDFIGADVSRVVFRDEDREAGVAEGELRAAAENGSASFNRWMQRKDGTSFYGRSLTTALRDKEGQLIGFSKVLRDETVEKQLQDALVEARARLESHAQLLEKAVSERTRDLHSTNEQLEAFVYSIAHDLRSPLRSMIGYSQLLVDDFRPELSESARHLLNRIQASAEFMDKLLLDLLAFGRTARAEIELVPVDVMRTWQMALFQCATQIEQTSAEVETVPPFPMVLAHEATLGQILANLLGNALKFVTPGIAPHVSFWAEQAERHVRLWIKDNGVGIPSDQHERIFRVFERLHGTRYQGTGIGLSIVRKGVERMDGRVGVQSNLGHGAAFWVELRKA, from the coding sequence ATGCTCCGCAATAATTCCGATCATTCAGTCATCATTGTTGCGCCCATTGGCCAGGACGCGGGTGCAATGGCGCAGGTCTTGTCGGAGAGCGGAGTCCAGGCGCAGGTTGGAACTGCGTTGACCGATTGTTTCGCGAGTGACGTTGTGAGTGTTGGCGCGCTGTTGATGACGCAGGAGGCATTGCAGTCGCCGGAGCTGCCGCGAATGCTGGAGTGGCTGCAGGCTCAGCCCCCCTGGTCGGAATTGCCTGTGATCGTGCTCATCAGCGGGGGCGGCGAATCGCGTTGGGCCAAGCTGCTCAACCTGATAGCGGCTGCGGCGGGAAGCCTGACGCTGCTGGAGCGGCCGATCGCTTCGATGACGCTGCTGCACTCCATCCAGGTCGCTCTCCGTTCGCGCCGCCGCCAGTATCAGGTGCGCGATCTCTTGAACCTGAAGGACGCGCAACAAAAGGCGATTGAGGAGAGCGAGGAACGCTACCGGACGCTGATCGAGCAGGTGTCCGATTATGCCATTTATCGAACCGACACTTCAGGACACCCGAGCAGCTGGAATGAAGGAGTACGGCGCATCCTGGGGTTCGAACGCGAGGATTTTATCGGCGCGGACGTCTCGCGCGTTGTATTTCGCGACGAGGATCGCGAAGCAGGCGTGGCGGAGGGAGAACTGCGGGCTGCAGCGGAGAATGGGAGCGCCAGCTTTAATCGCTGGATGCAACGCAAGGATGGGACTTCGTTTTACGGCCGTTCCCTGACGACGGCGTTGCGCGACAAGGAAGGACAGCTCATTGGATTCAGCAAGGTGCTGCGTGACGAGACAGTCGAAAAGCAATTGCAGGACGCTCTTGTCGAAGCGCGGGCGCGGCTGGAATCTCACGCGCAACTCCTGGAAAAAGCTGTGTCTGAGCGCACGCGCGACCTGCATTCGACAAACGAACAACTGGAGGCCTTCGTCTATTCCATCGCACACGACCTGCGTTCGCCGCTGCGCTCCATGATTGGTTACTCGCAGCTGCTCGTGGACGATTTTCGGCCGGAGCTCTCCGAAAGCGCGCGGCATCTGCTCAATCGCATCCAGGCTTCCGCGGAGTTCATGGACAAGCTGCTCCTGGATTTGCTCGCGTTTGGACGCACCGCCCGCGCGGAAATAGAACTTGTTCCGGTCGATGTAATGCGGACCTGGCAGATGGCATTGTTCCAGTGTGCAACACAAATTGAGCAGACCTCTGCGGAGGTGGAAACGGTGCCTCCGTTTCCCATGGTTCTGGCGCATGAAGCAACCCTGGGACAGATACTGGCAAATCTGCTGGGCAACGCCTTGAAGTTTGTGACTCCGGGCATTGCGCCGCACGTGAGCTTCTGGGCAGAACAGGCGGAACGTCATGTTCGCCTGTGGATCAAGGACAACGGCGTGGGAATTCCTTCAGATCAGCATGAACGCATCTTCCGCGTGTTCGAACGCCTGCATGGCACGCGGTATCAGGGAACCGGGATCGGCCTCTCGATCGTGCGCAAAGGGGTGGAACGCATGGATGGACGGGTTGGGGTGCAATCCAACCTGGGCCACGGCGCCGCTTTCTGGGTCGAATTGCGCAAGGCATAA
- a CDS encoding efflux transporter outer membrane subunit: MIEILCRTCFSRWLLPGFAAGVLVTGCTMAPDYERPASPVTGHWPAGVSGSPTNAAAADIRWPEFFGDPRLRQLIALSLEHNRDLRVAALRVEQTRAQYRIQRSALFPALDANALGSRARTPGTYTLSGDPITANAFDVNVGAAFELDLFGRVRSLKREALERYFASEETRRSVHIALVSEVASQYLTWLQLKESQALAEETLRAVEQSFELNRRSFAAGTASELDLRTAEAQVQTARVNVSTFDELRAQSENALALLIGRPLPQDVPAGYSLREQPLLMDLPEGVPSEVLLRRPDILAAEHILKAANANIGAARAAFFPRVLLTGSAGTASAKLSDLFTGPSFAWNFSPQITVPIFQGGRNRANLDVSALQKQIEIANYERAIQAGFREVADALVVRSRVGDRLAAQERLVAAQQKRFELTNARYRQGVDSYVTVLLAQQDLYAAQQNLLQFQAARLLNAVTLYRALGGGWKGPELRADLQSTEVSSRP, from the coding sequence ATGATTGAGATTCTTTGTAGAACGTGTTTTTCGAGATGGCTGCTGCCGGGTTTTGCGGCTGGCGTTCTGGTAACGGGTTGCACGATGGCACCCGATTACGAGCGACCTGCTTCGCCCGTCACTGGACATTGGCCTGCAGGCGTCTCGGGAAGTCCGACAAACGCCGCGGCTGCAGACATTCGCTGGCCGGAGTTTTTTGGCGATCCGCGCCTGCGGCAGTTGATCGCGCTGAGCCTCGAACATAATCGCGATCTTCGCGTTGCGGCTCTCAGGGTGGAGCAAACCCGCGCACAATATCGGATCCAGCGTTCCGCATTGTTTCCGGCGCTTGACGCGAACGCACTGGGGAGCAGGGCGCGGACTCCCGGCACTTATACGCTGAGTGGCGACCCGATAACCGCGAACGCCTTTGATGTGAATGTGGGCGCTGCGTTTGAACTCGATCTGTTCGGCCGGGTTCGCAGCCTGAAACGAGAAGCACTGGAACGGTATTTTGCCTCGGAGGAAACGCGGCGGAGCGTTCACATCGCACTGGTTTCCGAAGTCGCTTCCCAATACCTGACGTGGCTGCAGTTGAAGGAATCGCAGGCGCTGGCGGAAGAAACCCTGCGCGCAGTGGAGCAATCATTCGAATTGAACCGCCGCAGTTTCGCGGCAGGCACGGCTTCCGAGCTGGATCTGCGCACGGCGGAGGCCCAGGTGCAGACAGCGCGCGTGAATGTTTCGACCTTTGACGAACTGCGCGCCCAATCCGAAAATGCGCTGGCGCTCCTGATCGGCCGGCCGCTGCCGCAGGATGTGCCGGCTGGATATTCGTTGCGGGAGCAGCCGCTGCTCATGGACCTGCCAGAGGGTGTGCCTTCCGAAGTCCTGCTGCGCCGTCCCGACATCCTTGCGGCAGAACACATTCTGAAGGCGGCGAACGCCAACATCGGTGCGGCTCGGGCTGCTTTCTTTCCGCGCGTCCTGCTCACGGGATCCGCGGGCACCGCCAGCGCGAAATTGAGCGACCTGTTTACGGGCCCGTCGTTTGCGTGGAATTTCTCGCCGCAGATCACGGTTCCGATTTTTCAGGGCGGACGCAACCGCGCCAACCTCGACGTCTCCGCCCTGCAGAAGCAGATTGAGATTGCGAACTACGAACGGGCGATCCAGGCCGGATTCCGCGAAGTTGCCGATGCGCTCGTCGTGCGATCGAGGGTTGGGGATCGCCTGGCCGCGCAGGAACGATTGGTTGCCGCGCAGCAGAAACGGTTTGAGTTGACGAACGCACGGTATCGGCAGGGAGTCGACAGCTACGTCACGGTATTGCTTGCGCAGCAGGATCTTTATGCCGCGCAACAAAACCTGCTGCAGTTCCAGGCCGCGCGGCTCTTGAACGCAGTGACGCTGTATCGCGCGCTGGGCGGCGGTTGGAAAGGCCCGGAGCTGCGCGCTGACCTGCAATCGACCGAGGTTTCAAGCCGACCGTGA
- a CDS encoding DUF1559 domain-containing protein — protein sequence MNPFFAGNVERPGQNAVRAFTLVELLVVIAVIAILAALLLPGMSQAKESARAIQCLNQTRQIGLAARLYADENRDELPRSQHSAFAHGEIPWERSIAPLLGSTANQWKNLLSGIYHCPSDRRSQPWSYGANVYFELGADDDYIGKPQTWRRTTQVPRASATILFAESNSSADHVMPHFWQTAADATEIARERHRGRANYAFVDGHARATEFKTTYEPSNKTDLWNPSLAQ from the coding sequence GTGAATCCTTTCTTCGCTGGCAATGTCGAACGGCCAGGCCAAAACGCAGTTCGCGCCTTCACCCTGGTCGAGTTGCTCGTGGTGATCGCAGTCATCGCGATTCTTGCCGCGCTCCTTTTGCCGGGGATGTCGCAAGCGAAGGAGTCCGCGCGCGCGATTCAATGCCTGAACCAGACCCGTCAGATTGGATTGGCCGCAAGACTGTACGCGGACGAAAACCGCGATGAACTGCCGCGCAGCCAGCATTCCGCGTTCGCACATGGCGAGATCCCTTGGGAACGATCCATCGCACCCCTTCTGGGTTCGACCGCGAACCAGTGGAAAAACCTGCTCTCGGGGATTTACCATTGTCCGTCCGATCGACGATCCCAACCGTGGAGCTACGGCGCGAACGTCTATTTCGAACTGGGCGCGGACGATGATTACATTGGCAAGCCGCAAACCTGGCGGCGCACCACGCAAGTGCCTCGCGCGTCCGCGACCATCCTGTTCGCTGAGAGCAACAGCAGCGCCGATCACGTCATGCCGCACTTCTGGCAAACCGCAGCCGACGCGACGGAAATCGCGCGGGAACGTCATCGAGGCCGGGCCAACTACGCGTTTGTGGATGGACACGCGCGCGCGACGGAATTCAAAACAACGTACGAGCCGTCGAACAAAACGGACCTGTGGAATCCGTCGCTGGCGCAATAA
- the gnd gene encoding decarboxylating NADP(+)-dependent phosphogluconate dehydrogenase, producing the protein MEPKADIAVIGLAVMGQNLILNMNDHGFTVVAHNRTVEKVDQFLANEARGTNVIGARTVEEMAGLLKRPRRVMLMVKAGKPVDEFIEHLLPCLEPGDIIIDGGNSLFQDTDRRVKYVESKGLLYIGTGVSGGEEGARRGPSIMPGGSKAAWPHVKDIFQGIAAKVQDTNGAEAACCDWVGEGGAGHYVKMVHNGIEYGDMQLICEAYNLMKTGLGMSPDEMHQVFAEWNHGELDSYLIEISRDILAKKDDDGTPLVDKILDTAGQKGTGKWTVINSQDLGIPITLMAEAVYSRCVSALKDERVKAARKLKGPRPALASISASAEKKKALINDIRDALYASKIVSYAQGYMLMRAAAKEYGWNLNYGGIALMWRGGCIIRSRFLGKIKDAYDTNPKLSNLMLDDYFRGEIKRTQKGWRNIVATAAKKGIPVPAFSTALAFYDQYRSAVLPANLLQAQRDYFGAHTYERVDKPRGEFFHTNWTGRGGTTASGTYTV; encoded by the coding sequence ATGGAACCGAAAGCCGATATTGCCGTCATTGGACTGGCCGTCATGGGCCAAAACTTGATTTTGAACATGAACGACCACGGGTTCACCGTGGTTGCCCACAATCGCACCGTTGAGAAGGTCGACCAGTTCCTCGCCAACGAAGCCAGGGGAACGAATGTCATCGGCGCGCGAACCGTCGAGGAAATGGCGGGCCTCCTCAAGCGTCCCCGCCGTGTCATGCTCATGGTCAAGGCGGGCAAGCCCGTGGACGAATTCATCGAACACCTCCTGCCCTGCCTCGAGCCCGGCGACATCATCATCGATGGCGGAAATTCTCTGTTTCAGGACACGGATCGGCGCGTGAAATACGTCGAGAGCAAGGGGCTGCTTTATATCGGCACGGGCGTTTCCGGTGGTGAGGAAGGAGCGCGCCGCGGACCCAGCATCATGCCCGGGGGATCCAAGGCCGCATGGCCGCACGTTAAGGACATTTTCCAGGGAATCGCTGCCAAGGTGCAGGACACCAATGGCGCCGAAGCTGCCTGCTGCGATTGGGTCGGCGAAGGCGGAGCCGGCCATTACGTGAAGATGGTTCACAACGGCATCGAATACGGCGACATGCAGTTGATTTGCGAAGCCTATAACCTGATGAAGACCGGCCTCGGCATGTCGCCCGACGAGATGCACCAGGTCTTTGCCGAATGGAATCACGGCGAGCTGGACAGTTACTTGATCGAAATCAGCCGGGACATCCTGGCGAAGAAGGACGACGACGGCACCCCGCTCGTGGACAAAATCCTCGACACTGCGGGACAAAAGGGAACCGGCAAGTGGACGGTGATCAATTCACAGGACCTGGGCATTCCGATCACTCTCATGGCTGAAGCCGTCTATTCACGCTGTGTGTCCGCGTTGAAGGACGAACGCGTGAAGGCGGCCCGCAAGCTTAAGGGACCCCGCCCTGCCCTGGCCAGCATCTCGGCAAGCGCTGAGAAAAAGAAGGCGCTCATCAATGACATTCGCGACGCGCTCTATGCATCGAAGATCGTGAGTTACGCGCAGGGCTACATGCTGATGCGCGCCGCCGCCAAGGAATATGGCTGGAATCTGAACTACGGCGGCATCGCGCTCATGTGGCGCGGTGGCTGCATCATTCGCTCCCGTTTCCTGGGCAAGATCAAGGACGCCTACGATACCAATCCGAAACTGTCCAACCTCATGCTGGATGATTATTTTCGCGGCGAAATCAAGCGCACGCAGAAGGGCTGGCGCAACATCGTGGCGACCGCCGCAAAGAAGGGCATCCCCGTCCCCGCTTTCAGCACAGCCCTCGCTTTTTACGATCAATATCGTTCCGCCGTCCTCCCAGCGAACCTGCTCCAGGCCCAGCGCGATTACTTTGGCGCCCACACATATGAGCGCGTGGACAAGCCCCGCGGTGAATTCTTCCACACCAACTGGACGGGCCGGGGCGGAACCACCGCATCGGGAACCTATACCGTTTAG